A window of the Vibrio fluvialis genome harbors these coding sequences:
- the pth gene encoding aminoacyl-tRNA hydrolase, producing MSQPIKLLVGLANPGPEYANTRHNAGAWVVEELARIHNVVLKNEPKFFGLTGRIMVNGEDLRLLIPTTFMNLSGKAIAALAKFYQINPEEIMVAHDELDLPPGVAKFKKGGGHGGHNGLKDTISKLGNNKEFYRLRIGIGHPGHKDKVAGYVLGKAPAKEQECLDAVVDESVRCLDILIKDGLTKAQNRLHTFKAE from the coding sequence TTGAGTCAACCAATTAAATTACTTGTCGGTCTGGCCAATCCGGGGCCGGAATACGCCAATACACGACACAATGCCGGCGCATGGGTCGTGGAAGAACTGGCTCGCATTCACAACGTGGTGCTGAAAAATGAGCCGAAGTTCTTTGGTTTAACCGGTCGTATTATGGTCAACGGCGAAGATCTGCGTTTGCTGATCCCCACTACGTTTATGAATTTATCCGGTAAAGCCATTGCCGCCCTGGCAAAGTTTTATCAGATCAACCCCGAAGAGATTATGGTCGCTCATGATGAGCTGGATCTGCCTCCGGGCGTTGCTAAGTTTAAAAAAGGTGGCGGCCATGGTGGTCACAATGGGTTGAAAGACACCATTAGCAAACTGGGCAACAACAAAGAATTTTACCGTCTGCGGATTGGCATTGGCCATCCGGGACACAAAGATAAAGTAGCAGGCTATGTGTTAGGCAAAGCTCCCGCCAAAGAGCAGGAGTGTCTGGATGCCGTGGTGGATGAATCCGTTCGCTGCCTCGACATTTTAATTAAAGATGGCCTCACCAAAGCGCAAAACCGCTTACACACGTTCAAAGCTGAATAA
- the hemA gene encoding glutamyl-tRNA reductase, producing the protein MSLLAIGINHNTASVELREKVAFGPDKLSEALGQLSDSSFVNGSVILSTCNRTEIYCDVKSSCKNKVIEWLSQFHQVSAEDLKPSLYVHEEQAAIRHLMRVSCGLDSLVLGEPQILGQVKQAYADSRESRAVDSSMEKLFQKAFSVAKRVRTETEIGGSAVSVAYAACTLAKHIFESLSDATVMLVGAGETIELVAKHLAGHNCKRMIVANRTRERAMNLAQQFDAEVIALNEIPDYLAYADIVISSTASPLPIIGKGMVETALKARRYQPMLLVDIAVPRDIESQVGDLNDAYLYSVDDLQSIVDSNIEQRKVEAIQAEAIVSEESAAFMTWMRSLQAVDSIRDYRKAANEIREDLLSKSLQALAAGGDAEKLLIELSNKLTNKLIHTPTRALQTAAEQGEPAKLAIIRQSLGLDDPQ; encoded by the coding sequence ATGTCCTTGCTTGCTATTGGAATCAATCACAATACGGCTTCGGTTGAATTGCGAGAAAAAGTTGCTTTTGGCCCAGACAAGTTGTCTGAAGCTCTGGGGCAGCTGTCTGACAGTTCATTCGTCAACGGGAGCGTGATCCTGTCGACGTGTAACCGGACCGAGATCTACTGTGATGTGAAATCTTCGTGCAAGAATAAAGTGATCGAATGGTTGTCTCAGTTTCATCAGGTCAGTGCCGAAGATCTTAAACCCAGCCTTTATGTACATGAAGAGCAGGCGGCCATTCGCCACCTGATGCGTGTGTCGTGCGGCCTGGATTCTCTGGTGCTGGGCGAACCGCAGATTCTGGGCCAGGTCAAACAGGCGTATGCTGACTCGCGGGAAAGCCGTGCCGTTGACTCCTCAATGGAAAAGTTATTCCAAAAAGCGTTTTCTGTTGCCAAACGTGTCCGTACTGAAACGGAGATTGGTGGCAGCGCAGTGTCGGTGGCCTATGCCGCCTGCACACTGGCAAAACACATTTTCGAATCACTTTCCGATGCCACTGTCATGCTGGTTGGTGCCGGAGAAACCATCGAATTGGTGGCCAAACATCTGGCAGGGCACAACTGCAAACGTATGATCGTGGCTAACCGCACTCGTGAGCGGGCCATGAATCTCGCGCAGCAGTTTGATGCGGAAGTGATTGCCCTCAACGAAATTCCCGACTATCTGGCATACGCCGATATTGTGATCAGTTCAACCGCCAGTCCGCTGCCGATCATCGGCAAAGGTATGGTGGAAACCGCCCTTAAAGCGCGTCGTTACCAGCCTATGTTGCTGGTCGATATTGCCGTACCGCGTGATATCGAATCCCAGGTCGGTGATTTGAACGATGCTTATCTCTATTCGGTGGATGATTTGCAGTCTATCGTTGATAGTAATATTGAGCAGCGTAAGGTCGAAGCGATTCAGGCCGAAGCGATTGTCAGCGAAGAGAGCGCGGCATTCATGACCTGGATGCGTTCGCTGCAAGCGGTCGACAGTATTCGTGACTACCGTAAAGCGGCCAATGAAATCCGTGAAGATTTGCTGAGTAAGAGTTTACAAGCGTTAGCGGCAGGCGGCGATGCGGAAAAGCTGCTGATTGAACTGAGCAACAAACTGACCAACAAACTGATCCACACTCCGACGCGCGCGCTACAAACCGCCGCGGAGCAGGGCGAGCCAGCTAAACTGGCCATTATCAGACAAAGTCTGGGTCTTGATGACCCACAATAA
- the lolB gene encoding lipoprotein insertase outer membrane protein LolB: protein MTLKPRIYLIVALLMTLFGCSSVPEPIADVKWQSHQARLTSIAQFKLVGKLGYISPEQRQSLNFQWQKSAENSQLRLTNFLGQTVLNLTISPQGARVETYDEQVFTAPSAQLLVRQLTGLDIPVDLLQDWILGLPSQADNYALNANNTLATLDKHAGSYSWHVDYARYREYPWQQSNLPLPDKLKLTQNQTSINLVISKWTLTP, encoded by the coding sequence ATGACGCTTAAGCCACGTATTTACCTGATCGTTGCGCTGCTGATGACCCTATTTGGCTGTAGCAGCGTGCCGGAACCCATCGCCGATGTGAAGTGGCAATCCCACCAGGCGCGCCTGACCAGCATTGCGCAGTTTAAATTGGTTGGCAAACTCGGTTATATCTCCCCGGAGCAGCGCCAGTCCCTCAATTTCCAGTGGCAAAAATCAGCCGAGAACAGCCAGCTGCGCCTGACCAATTTCCTTGGCCAGACAGTACTCAATCTGACCATTTCACCGCAGGGCGCGCGAGTGGAAACCTATGATGAGCAAGTGTTCACCGCTCCAAGCGCTCAGCTTCTGGTACGCCAGCTGACCGGGCTTGATATTCCGGTTGATCTGCTGCAGGACTGGATCCTCGGTCTGCCGTCTCAGGCTGACAACTACGCCTTGAATGCCAACAATACGCTGGCAACGTTAGATAAACACGCTGGCAGCTACAGTTGGCATGTTGATTACGCCCGCTATCGTGAATACCCGTGGCAGCAATCTAACCTGCCATTGCCGGACAAGCTCAAACTGACTCAAAACCAGACTTCAATTAACCTCGTGATCTCAAAATGGACACTGACGCCATGA
- a CDS encoding SirB2 family protein gives MYEGLKHFHLLTIGLSALLLSVRYVLMMMDSELRQHKFLKVFPHIVDTFLLLSGIGLIFVTGFVPFTAAAPWMTDKLTSVLAYIALGFFALKLGRNKLLRTFAFFGALGWLAIAGKIAVTKVPMFFG, from the coding sequence ATGTACGAAGGATTAAAACATTTTCATTTGCTGACGATCGGCCTGAGCGCTCTGCTGCTGTCGGTGCGTTACGTTCTGATGATGATGGACTCAGAGTTACGCCAACACAAATTCCTGAAAGTGTTTCCTCATATTGTGGACACCTTCCTGCTGCTATCCGGTATCGGCCTGATCTTTGTGACGGGTTTTGTGCCGTTTACCGCTGCTGCGCCATGGATGACGGACAAACTGACCAGCGTACTGGCTTACATCGCACTGGGCTTCTTTGCGCTGAAACTGGGTCGCAACAAACTGCTGCGCACGTTTGCCTTCTTTGGGGCGCTGGGCTGGCTGGCGATTGCCGGCAAGATTGCCGTAACGAAAGTACCGATGTTCTTTGGCTAA
- a CDS encoding ribose-phosphate pyrophosphokinase: protein MPDMKLFAGNATPELAQRIAERLYISLGDATVSRFSDGEVAVQINENVRGSDVFIIQSTCAPTNDNLMELVVMIDAMRRASAGRITAVIPYFGYARQDRRVRSARVPITAKVVADFLSNVGVDRVLTIDLHAEQIQGFFDVPVDNIFGTPVLLEDMKARSLEDPVVVSPDLGGVVRARATAKALGDIDIAIVDKRRPRANVSEVMNLIGDVEGRDCVIVDDMIDTGGTLCKAAEALKERGAKRVFAYATHAVFSGNAAKNIKNSVLDQVIVTDSITLSKEMAATGKVTQLTLSTMLAEAIRRISNEESISAMFN from the coding sequence GTGCCTGATATGAAGCTATTTGCTGGTAACGCCACACCCGAACTAGCCCAACGTATTGCTGAACGTCTCTACATTTCTCTTGGTGATGCGACTGTTTCCCGTTTCTCTGACGGCGAAGTCGCAGTACAAATCAATGAAAATGTTCGTGGTAGCGATGTATTCATTATTCAATCAACTTGTGCACCAACCAACGACAACCTGATGGAGTTGGTGGTAATGATTGATGCAATGCGCCGTGCTTCAGCAGGCCGTATTACTGCTGTAATCCCTTACTTTGGTTATGCTCGTCAAGATCGCCGTGTGCGTTCAGCCCGTGTGCCAATTACTGCAAAAGTTGTTGCAGATTTCCTTTCTAACGTCGGCGTTGACCGCGTTCTCACTATCGACCTGCACGCAGAGCAAATCCAAGGCTTCTTCGACGTACCAGTAGATAACATTTTCGGTACTCCAGTTCTGCTGGAAGACATGAAAGCACGCAGCCTGGAAGATCCAGTGGTGGTTTCTCCGGATCTGGGTGGTGTTGTTCGTGCACGTGCAACGGCAAAAGCGCTGGGTGACATCGACATCGCTATCGTCGACAAACGTCGTCCACGTGCTAACGTGTCTGAAGTGATGAACCTGATCGGTGATGTTGAAGGTCGCGACTGTGTGATCGTTGACGACATGATCGACACTGGTGGTACGCTGTGTAAAGCGGCTGAAGCACTGAAAGAGCGAGGAGCAAAACGTGTCTTTGCTTACGCAACTCACGCGGTATTCTCAGGCAACGCTGCAAAAAACATCAAAAACTCTGTGCTTGACCAAGTGATCGTGACTGACTCTATCACTCTGTCAAAAGAGATGGCAGCAACAGGCAAAGTAACTCAACTGACTCTGTCTACCATGCTGGCTGAAGCGATTCGTCGTATCAGCAACGAAGAATCTATCTCAGCGATGTTTAACTAA
- the ispE gene encoding 4-(cytidine 5'-diphospho)-2-C-methyl-D-erythritol kinase, which produces MLNTPTSWPSPAKLNLFLYITGRRTDGYHELQTLFQFLNHGDTLTITANTSGEIELTPELPGVKTEENLIWKAATALQRASRCSFGAKIELNKVLPMGGGIGGGSSNAATVLVALNFLWQTHLSDDELAQIGLALGADVPVFVRGFAAFAEGVGEQLSPVEVQEKWYLVLRPDVSIATKDIFNHPQLTRNTVKRDLATLLDTCYENDCEKIVRMLYPEVDKQLSWLLQYAPSRLTGTGSCVFAEFLSKKEAEAVLAELPDNVSAFIALGRNVSPLKETLADYQSAHTQSI; this is translated from the coding sequence ATACTTAATACGCCGACAAGCTGGCCTTCGCCAGCCAAGCTCAATCTTTTCCTCTACATCACTGGCCGCCGCACCGATGGTTACCACGAGCTGCAAACCCTGTTTCAGTTTCTCAATCATGGCGATACGCTGACGATCACGGCCAACACCAGTGGTGAAATCGAACTGACACCGGAACTGCCGGGCGTAAAAACCGAGGAGAATTTAATCTGGAAAGCCGCCACCGCGCTGCAACGCGCCAGCCGTTGTTCTTTCGGTGCAAAGATTGAACTCAATAAAGTGCTGCCGATGGGCGGGGGTATTGGCGGCGGTTCATCCAATGCTGCCACGGTGCTGGTTGCGCTCAACTTCTTGTGGCAAACCCACCTGAGTGATGATGAACTGGCACAAATCGGTCTCGCGCTTGGCGCAGACGTTCCCGTGTTTGTGCGTGGTTTTGCCGCGTTTGCTGAAGGCGTCGGTGAACAACTCTCTCCTGTTGAAGTGCAGGAGAAATGGTACTTAGTCTTGCGTCCGGACGTTTCGATCGCGACCAAAGATATCTTCAATCATCCACAACTGACAAGAAACACAGTGAAGCGAGATCTGGCAACGCTTCTTGACACTTGTTACGAAAACGATTGCGAAAAAATTGTCCGAATGCTTTACCCAGAGGTTGATAAGCAACTTTCATGGCTGCTACAATACGCGCCGTCAAGATTGACCGGGACGGGATCTTGCGTTTTTGCTGAATTTTTGAGCAAGAAAGAAGCGGAAGCTGTCCTTGCCGAACTCCCTGACAACGTCTCTGCGTTTATTGCCCTTGGGCGCAATGTTTCACCGCTGAAAGAGACGCTGGCTGATTACCAATCGGCCCACACCCAATCTATTTAA
- the prfA gene encoding peptide chain release factor 1, protein MKASILVKLESLVERYEEVQHLLGDPAVIGDQDKFRALSKEYSQLEEITHCFQAYQQAQEDLIAAEEMAKEDDAEMREMAQEEIKLAKAAIERLSDELQILLLPKDPNDDRNCFLEIRAGAGGDEAGIFAGDLFRMYSRFAEKRGWRIEVMSSNEAEHGGYKEMIAKVNGDGAYGILKFESGGHRVQRVPATESQGRVHTSACTVAVMAEVPEAEIPEIRTADLKIDTFRSSGAGGQHVNTTDSAIRITHLPTGIVVECQDERSQHKNKAKAMSVLAARIAQAEEAKRAAEISDTRRNLLGSGDRSDRIRTYNYPQGRVSDHRINLTVYRLSEVMEGDLQSLVDPVIQEHQADLLAALAEQN, encoded by the coding sequence ATGAAAGCGTCGATTTTAGTAAAGCTTGAATCCCTGGTTGAGCGTTATGAAGAGGTTCAACATCTGCTGGGCGATCCAGCGGTTATCGGTGATCAGGACAAGTTCCGTGCTCTGTCAAAAGAGTACTCACAGCTTGAGGAGATCACTCACTGTTTTCAGGCTTACCAGCAAGCGCAGGAAGATCTGATTGCAGCTGAAGAGATGGCCAAAGAAGACGACGCAGAAATGCGCGAAATGGCGCAAGAAGAAATCAAACTGGCTAAAGCCGCGATTGAGCGCTTGAGCGATGAGCTACAAATTCTGCTGCTGCCCAAAGATCCGAACGATGACCGCAACTGTTTCCTCGAAATCCGCGCTGGTGCGGGCGGCGATGAAGCGGGCATCTTCGCTGGTGACCTGTTCCGTATGTACAGCCGTTTTGCAGAAAAACGCGGTTGGCGCATCGAAGTTATGTCGTCGAACGAAGCGGAACACGGCGGCTATAAAGAAATGATCGCAAAAGTGAACGGCGACGGCGCGTACGGTATTTTGAAATTTGAATCTGGTGGCCACCGTGTGCAACGTGTTCCGGCGACGGAATCTCAAGGCCGCGTACACACGTCAGCGTGTACTGTTGCAGTGATGGCAGAAGTGCCAGAAGCAGAAATTCCGGAAATCCGTACGGCGGATCTGAAAATTGACACATTCCGCTCTTCAGGTGCGGGTGGTCAGCACGTTAACACCACCGATTCTGCGATTCGTATTACCCACTTACCAACCGGTATTGTCGTTGAGTGTCAGGACGAACGTTCACAGCACAAAAACAAGGCCAAGGCGATGTCGGTACTGGCAGCGCGTATTGCTCAGGCGGAAGAGGCGAAGCGTGCGGCGGAAATTTCTGATACTCGTCGTAACTTGTTGGGTTCGGGCGATCGCAGTGACCGCATTCGTACTTACAACTACCCGCAAGGCCGCGTGTCTGATCACCGCATCAACCTGACGGTTTACCGTTTGAGCGAAGTGATGGAAGGCGATCTGCAATCGTTGGTGGATCCTGTCATTCAAGAGCACCAGGCTGACCTGTTGGCTGCTCTGGCTGAGCAAAACTGA
- the prmC gene encoding peptide chain release factor N(5)-glutamine methyltransferase, protein MSLTIEAALKAATLQLTQSGSDSPSLDAAVLLCHALDKPRSYLLTWPDKVLDAPIQAMFDALLQRRITGEPVAYIIGEREFWSLPLKVSPSTLIPRPDTERLVEVALEKAQTLEGDILDLGTGTGAIALALASELPHRRVVGIDLRDEARQLATDNANRLHITNVTFLQGSWFEPLSRGTKFALIVSNPPYIEENDPHLVQGDVRFEPKTALVAADNGLADIKHISDAGRDYLQNGGWLAFEHGYDQGASVRTIMQALGYQQVVTEQDYAGNDRVTLGQYNY, encoded by the coding sequence ATGTCTTTGACCATAGAAGCCGCCCTTAAGGCGGCGACTTTGCAATTGACGCAAAGCGGCAGCGACTCGCCGTCATTGGATGCCGCGGTGCTGCTTTGCCACGCACTGGATAAACCGCGTTCCTATTTGCTCACCTGGCCAGACAAAGTGCTCGACGCGCCAATTCAGGCGATGTTTGATGCTTTGCTGCAGCGCCGGATCACCGGTGAGCCAGTCGCCTACATTATCGGTGAGCGTGAATTCTGGTCTCTGCCACTGAAAGTTTCGCCGTCTACCCTGATCCCTCGTCCTGACACTGAACGTTTGGTGGAAGTGGCGCTGGAAAAAGCGCAGACACTTGAAGGCGATATTCTCGATTTAGGCACTGGCACGGGCGCGATTGCGTTGGCGCTGGCGTCAGAGTTGCCTCACCGCCGCGTGGTGGGCATCGACCTGCGTGATGAAGCGCGGCAACTGGCTACTGACAATGCTAACCGTTTGCACATAACCAACGTCACGTTTTTGCAGGGCAGTTGGTTTGAACCCTTATCACGCGGTACAAAGTTTGCTTTGATAGTCTCCAACCCGCCTTATATCGAAGAAAACGATCCGCATCTGGTGCAGGGCGATGTTCGCTTTGAGCCGAAAACTGCGCTGGTTGCGGCTGACAACGGTTTAGCCGACATCAAACACATCAGCGACGCTGGCCGAGATTACTTACAAAACGGCGGCTGGCTGGCGTTTGAGCATGGCTACGATCAAGGTGCCAGCGTGAGAACCATCATGCAGGCACTGGGCTATCAGCAGGTGGTCACCGAGCAGGATTATGCCGGTAACGATCGCGTTACGCTGGGCCAATATAACTACTAA